GTTCTTCTGCACCACCTGCACGTTGATGGCCCCGGGGCTCGCGGAGATCACGTCGGAGGTCTCGGATACGGGAGAAAGCCCGAGACGCGGTATACCCGAGACTCGGCACACCAGCGGCGCGACGTTGACGAGGTTCCATACCCGCACAACCGGGGCGAACGAAACGCGCGCCGTGCCCACGGAAGCAGCAGTAACCTCTCCGGTCGCCAACACGTTGGAGATAGTCAGAGCGTAGCCCGTCACCAGCACGTCGATGCCCGCGCGCGGGGTAGCGGCGGTTGCCGCAAGATTATCGTCGGGGTAATCGGGGTCGGGCATCAGCGCCGGATAGCGGTCAGCGATGGGGAGGAAGGTTTGCTCCCCGTCGGGCAGCACCAGCCCCGGGTAACTGTACGGGGCCTGCATTCCACGCGTGTCATCGTAAGCACCCGCGGAACCGGCGACGTCGGCGTTCGCGGGCTGCGGGACGGCGGCGACGGCGCCCTGCTGAAGACCGTCGTAGATGTCCGGAATCGAATCGGCGGCCATCCCGGGGACTGACTCCGTCAGGGCGTCCGGAGCGATGGAGCAGCCCACCCAGAGCGTGCGTGCGAGCGCCCTGCGCACCGATGCCGCCTGGTCGCTTGCCCACTTGTGCGGGCGAACGAAAGCGAAAGGCAAGCCCGCGTAGCCCATGTCCAAAACCTGGTCCGGAATGCTCCAGTCGAGAGCCACCTCGTACCACATGTCGCTCTGCGCACTGAAGGTGGGATCGTCACTCTCCACGCGGAACACGGCCTGAGCAGAGGAGTCACCGAGCTTGGCGTCGTCTACGATGCCGAACGGGCGCTTGATATTGCCCTCGGACTCCGGGAGCAACGGCGCCGCGACAGGCGCGATGCTCGGGTCTCCCGGAGGCGGGTCCGGAACGAAGGGCGCGATGGCGTCGCGGTAGGGCAACCGCTTCGTTCCGCTGCCCGTGGCGTAAACCCCAAAACTCGTGGCGTTCAGAGGCTGGTGGTCCGGCACGTATCGGATTCTTCGGGTGTACACGCCGGGAGAATCCTCGGTCGTGGTGTCGCTTACGTCGGGAAACCCCGCCAGCGCCGCGTCGAACTCGGGCTCCGTGGGCTGGTTGACCGCGGGCGGAGGACACGTGGCCTCCTCCAAAGCCGCCAGCGGACCTCCGGGATGAGACAGCGAAAACGCAGCGATGCAACGTCCTGCCCCGTATGCGTGCGGGAAGTTCTTTGTACTGGCATTCGCCATCTGATCCTCTGAAGAGAAGGTAGGCAGGGGCCTGTTTTGACCCCCTGCCTATTACTCAGGTTGCTAGTGCGATGGTTGCGTTCCAACCAGGCGCCGTACAGCCCATTTGTGCATAATATCCAGCCCTTACCTCAACTGCGTCTGCGTCATTTTCCCGCAGGAATCGCAGCCCATCAGTCATCAGGATCTTGGGAGCCATACCGAGAGAGTACATCTTCCAGGTGTCCATCTGGAGCATGTACGCGCGTCCGCTCGGGCAGTTCGGGTCGGCAACAACCATGGCGCTTCCGCTCGGAAGGTGGATACGCACGGCCTCGAAGAAGACGTCCGCCACGTCGCTCGAACGCATGAGGTCGTAGACCACCTTGCTGCCGAGGGACTTGATGAGCTCCGAGTACGAGAGCGGGTTCATAAAGATGACGTCTGGACGACCACCCTCACGGAAGAGCAGCGCGCCAGCGCCGATCATGGCCTCCTCGATCGTCTCGGCGGTACCGTCATATCGGATGCCCCCCAAACGCGTGGGATCAGAGGACCGATTCACCCCGAAGAAGAGGTCTGTCGGCCCGGGAGCCACCGGAGGAAGCCAGCCCGCAAGGCCGGTGATCTTCAGCTTCTCCGTCGGCGTACCCGGCTGATCGCCATCTTGGAAGATGAAATCGTTTACGAGCAAACCGATGCTGGCCGAGTCGTCCACCGTGATGGTTCCCAGATCCCGATTCACCGCGATCACGTCCAGCGGGCCACCCAGAGTGGTCGTACCGATGACCGTCTGGAACTGCAGCTTCATCTGCACCTCGAACCGAACGATATCCGTCGGGTTCGCGAGCGTGATGATGGTGGTCGCAGGGACGGTGGCGTCGATGGCGCCGATGGTGCCGCGAGAGCCGGTGCCGTCGGAGTAGAGACCGCCAGCGAGGTCTTGGGTCAGAGCACGAAGGATGCCGTCGATCTCAGAGGCGGCAGCCTGCATGAACGCGTTCGCGTTCCCAACAGAGGCTTCGAGCACCTCGTTCTGGATCGCAGCCAAACCGTAGTTCCTGATGCGCTTCAGTTCGAAGTCCTTGTACACGCCCGGCGTCTTGTCTGCCTGCGCGCGCTGGAAGTCGGCTGAGCGGCCCTGCGGTACGCCGACCTGCAAGGGCAACGGAAGCATCTTGCCGCCGAACGCTTCCATCTTCGGGATGGCAGCGAGCCACGGGTTGTTGCGGTACACGAGATTCTTGACCCTGAGGTCGGTGTAGTGAACTTTGAGCGCCGCCTCAAAGCTATTGAGATTCAATGCAGTCATGGGTTACTTGCTCCACTCGATGAGTTT
The nucleotide sequence above comes from Actinomycetes bacterium. Encoded proteins:
- a CDS encoding phage major capsid protein, with protein sequence MTALNLNSFEAALKVHYTDLRVKNLVYRNNPWLAAIPKMEAFGGKMLPLPLQVGVPQGRSADFQRAQADKTPGVYKDFELKRIRNYGLAAIQNEVLEASVGNANAFMQAAASEIDGILRALTQDLAGGLYSDGTGSRGTIGAIDATVPATTIITLANPTDIVRFEVQMKLQFQTVIGTTTLGGPLDVIAVNRDLGTITVDDSASIGLLVNDFIFQDGDQPGTPTEKLKITGLAGWLPPVAPGPTDLFFGVNRSSDPTRLGGIRYDGTAETIEEAMIGAGALLFREGGRPDVIFMNPLSYSELIKSLGSKVVYDLMRSSDVADVFFEAVRIHLPSGSAMVVADPNCPSGRAYMLQMDTWKMYSLGMAPKILMTDGLRFLRENDADAVEVRAGYYAQMGCTAPGWNATIALAT